A genomic region of Magnolia sinica isolate HGM2019 chromosome 6, MsV1, whole genome shotgun sequence contains the following coding sequences:
- the LOC131247958 gene encoding protein TOPLESS-RELATED PROTEIN 2-like isoform X3 translates to MSSLSRELVFLILQFLDEEKFKETVHKLEQESGFFFNMKHFEDQVQAGEWDEVERYLCGFTKVEDNRYSMKIFFEIRKQKYLEALDRHDRAKAVEILVKDLKVFASFNEDLFKEITQLLTLENFRQNEQLSKYGDTKSARNIMLLELKKLIEANPLFRDKLTFPPFKTSRLRTLINQSLNWQHQLCKNPRSNPDIKTLFTDHTCTPNNGARPPPTNSPLVGPIPKAGAFPPIGAHSPFQPVVSPSASAIAGWMSSTNPSLPHAAVAAGPPGLVQPPNAAAAFLKHPRTPTSAPGMEYQSADSEHLMKRMRTGPSDEVSFSGATHPPNIYSQDDLPKTVVRTLTQGSNVMSMDFHPQQQTILLVGTNVGDIAIWEVGSRDKLAYKTFKVWDVTACSMPLQTALMKDAAISVNRCIWGPDGSILGVAFSKHIVQIYTYNPTGELRQHLEIDAHIGGVNDIAFSHPNKQLCIITCGDDKTIKVWDAVGGRRQYIFEGHEAPVYSVCPHHKEAIQFIFSTAIDGKIKAWLYDCLGSRVDYDAPGHWCTTMAYSADGTRLFSCGTSKEGDSHLVEWNESEGAIKRTYSGFRKHSLGVVQFDTTRNRFLAAGDEFQIKFWEMDNTNILTTTDADGGLPASPRLRFNKEGSLLAVTTSDNGIKILANTDGQRLIRMLESRAFEGSRGPSEPINTKPQIVNALAAATNVSAPLAASLERSDRIPPPVSMSSLATMDSSRTADIKPRISDDVDKTKSWKLSDIVDSAQLKALRLSDPLSSGKIVRLIYTNSGLAVLALASNAVHKLWKWQRTDRNPSGKSTASVAPQLWQPNSGTPMTNDISESNPAEESAACIALSKNDSYVMSASGGKVSLFNMMTFKVMTTFMPPPPAATFLAFHPQDNNIIAIGMDDSTIQIYNVRIDEVKIKLKGHQKRITGLAFSQAMNVLVSSGADAHLCVWSIDGWEKKKSRFIQAPPGRSASLVGETKVQFHNDQAHLLVVHESQIAIYDSKLECLRSWSPRDALSAPISSAIYSCDGLLVYTGFCDGAVGVFDADSLRLRCRIAPTSYIPPSVSSNNSVYPLVIAAHPSEPNQIALGMSDGAVHVVEPPDGESKWGAPPPQDNGTLPSLPSNAALSSQASEPPTR, encoded by the exons ATGTCTTCCTTGAGCAGGGAACTGGTTTTCCTAATCTTACAGTTCCTGGATGAGGAGAAGTTCAAGGAAACAGTTCACAA GTTGGAACAAGAGTCAGGGTTTTTCTTCAATATGAAACACTTTGAGGATCAAGTTCAGGCTGGTGAATGGGATGAAGTTGAGCGATATCTGTGTGGATTCACAAAAGTCGAAGACAACCGGTACTCGATGAAAATCTTCTTCGAGATACGGAAGCAGAAGTATCTAGAAGCTCTTGATAG GCATGATCGGGCCAAAGCTGTTGAGATTCTCGTGAAGGATCTCAAGGTTTTTGCATCCTTCAATGAAGATCTCTTCAAGGAGATCACCCAGTTGCTTACTCTCGAGAACTTCAG GCAAAACGAGCAGCTTTCCAAGTATGGAGATACGAAATCCGCCCGGAATATTATGCTCTTGGAACTTAAAAAGCTCATTGAGGCGAATCCATTATTCCGCGACAAGCTTACATTTCCTCCCTTCAAAACTTCCAGATTGCGGACTTTGATCAACCAAAG TCTTAATTGGCAGCATCAGCTTTGCAAGAACCCTCGCTCCAACCCAGATATCAAAACACTTTTCACTGACCACACATGCACCCCTAATaatggagctcgtcctcctcccaCTAACAGCCCCCTCGTGGGGCCCATTCCTAAAGCTGGAGCTTTTCCTCCCATTGGCGCCCATAGC CCATTCCAGCCAGTTGTTTCTCCGTCTGCAAGTGCTATTGCGGGATGGATGTCAAGCACTAACCCTTCTTTACCACATGCAGCCGTGGCAGCGGGACCCCCTGGTCTTGTGCAGCCTCCCAATGCAG CAGCTGCATTTTTGAAGCATCCGAGGACTCCAACAAGTGCTCCAGGAATGGAGTATCAATCTGCTGATTCCGAACACTTGATGAAGCGGATGCGTACGGGTCCATCTGATGAG GTATCGTTCTCTGGAGCAACACACCCCCCCAATATCTATTCACAAGACGACCTCCCCAAAACTGTTGTCCGGACCCTTACCCAGGGTTCAAATGTCATGAGCATGGATTTCCATCCACAGCAACAGACAATTCTTCTAG TTGGAACAAATGTTGGTGACATTGCAATATGGGAAGTTGGTTCACGAGATAAACTAGCATATAAAACGTTTAAGGTCTGGGACGTCACAGCTTGTTCGATGCCATTACAG ACAGCATTAATGAAAGATGCCGCAATATCTGTCAATAGATGTATATGGGGCCCTGATGGATCTATACTCG GTGTTGCATTTTCAAAGCATATTGTTCAAATATACACATACAATCCAACAGGGGAGTTGAGACAACATTTAGAG ATTGATGCTCATATTGGTGGTGTTAATGATATTGCGTTTTCCCATCCCAACAAACAACTCTGCATAATCACCTGTGGTGATGACAAGACAATCAAG GTTTGGGATGCTGTAGGAGGGCGCAGGCAGTATATATTTGAAGGCCATGAAGCACCTGTATACTCTGTCTGCCCGCACCATAAAGAAGCTATCCAG TTTATTTTCTCTACTGCAATTGACGGAAAGATTAAAGCATGGCTCTATGATTGCTTGGGATCTAGAGTTGATTATGATGCTCCTGGACACTGGTGCACCACAATGGCATATAGTGCGGATGGAACTAG GCTCTTCTCTTGTGGAACAAGCAAAGAAGGAGATtctcacttggttgagtggaacGAGAGTGAAGGAGCCATCAAAAGGACGTACTCTGGTTTTAGGAAACACTCTTTAGGTGTTGTCCAGTTTGACACAACAAGGAACCGTTTCTTAGCTGCTGGTGATGAATTTCAGATCAAATTCTGGGAGATGGATAATACCAACATACTGACCACTACAGATGCAGATGGTGGATTGCCG GCAAGTCCTCGACTGAGATTCAACAAAGAGGGATCTTTGCTCGCTGTTACAACTAGTGACAATGGAATCAAGATTTTAGCAAATACTGATGGCCAACGCTTGATAAGGATGCTGGAGAGCAGAGCATTTGAGGGGTCTCGAGGACCATCCGAGCCAATAAACACAAAG CCTCAAATTGTCAATGCACTGGCTGCTGCAACAAATGTTTCTGCCCCTCTAGCTGCCTCCCTTGAACGGTCCGATAGAATTCCACCACCTGTATCAATGAGTAGCCTG GCTACCATGGACAGCAGCAGGACAGCAGATATTAAACCAAGGATTTCAGATGATGTTGACAAGACTAAAAGCTGGAAATTGTCTGACATTGTTGATTCAGCACAGCTCAAAGCTCTACGTTTGTCTGATCCCTTGTCGTCTGGCAAG ATTGTACGTCTGATATATACAAACTCCGGGCTAGCTGTGTTAGCCCTTGCCTCTAATGCAGTTCATAAGCTATGGAAATGGCAGCGCACTGATCGAAATCCATCTGGGAAG TCTACTGCTTCCGTCGCGCCTCAGTTGTGGCAACCCAATAGTGGAACTCCTATGACAAATGACATAAGCGAATCCAACCCAGCTGAAGAGTCGGCTGCATGTATTGCTTTGTCTAAGAATGACTCATATGTCATGTCTGCATCTGGTGGGAAGGTTTCCTTGTTCAACATGATGACATTTAAG GTCATGACGACTTTCATGCCACCGCCTCCTGCGGCCACTTTCCTGGCATTCCACCCACAAGATAATAATATCATTGCCATAGGGATGGATGATTCTACAATTCAAATATACAATGTCCGGATTGATGAG GTTAAAATCAAGCTCAAGGGTCACCAGAAGAGAATCACAGGTCTTGCATTTTCCCAGGCCATGAATGTGCTGGTCTCTTCAGGGGCTGATGCACAT CTATGTGTGTGGAGTATTGATGGGTgggagaagaagaaatcaaggtTCATACAAGCACCGCCTGGTCGCTCAGCTTCACTAGTCGGGGAAACTAAAGTTCAGTTCCATAATGATCAAGCACATCTGTTAGTGGTCCATGAAAGCCAAATTGCCATCTATGATAGCAAGCTTGAATGCTTACGCtca TGGTCTCCAAGAGATGCACTATCGGCACCCATCTCAAGTGCAATCTACTCATGCGATGGTTTGCTGGTATATACTGGGTTCTGTGATGGTGCAGTTGGAGTCTTTGATGCAGACAGCTTGAGGCTTCGATGTCGGATAGCACCCACCTCTTATATACCACCTTCTGTGTCAAG TAATAACTCCGTCTATCCTTTGGTGATTGCGGCTCATCCATCTGAACCCAACCAGATTGCTCTAGGCATGAGCGATGGTGCAGTTCATGTGGTGGAGCCTCCGGATGGAGAGTCAAAATGGGGTGCCCCACCCCCTCAAGACAACGGGACTCTGCCGTCTCTCCCCTCGAATGCAGCTTTGAGTAGCCAGGCATCAGAACCTCCTACAAGGTGA
- the LOC131247958 gene encoding protein TOPLESS-RELATED PROTEIN 2-like isoform X1, translating into MSSLSRELVFLILQFLDEEKFKETVHKLEQESGFFFNMKHFEDQVQAGEWDEVERYLCGFTKVEDNRYSMKIFFEIRKQKYLEALDRHDRAKAVEILVKDLKVFASFNEDLFKEITQLLTLENFRQNEQLSKYGDTKSARNIMLLELKKLIEANPLFRDKLTFPPFKTSRLRTLINQSLNWQHQLCKNPRSNPDIKTLFTDHTCTPNNGARPPPTNSPLVGPIPKAGAFPPIGAHSPFQPVVSPSASAIAGWMSSTNPSLPHAAVAAGPPGLVQPPNAAAAFLKHPRTPTSAPGMEYQSADSEHLMKRMRTGPSDEVSFSGATHPPNIYSQDDLPKTVVRTLTQGSNVMSMDFHPQQQTILLVGTNVGDIAIWEVGSRDKLAYKTFKVWDVTACSMPLQTALMKDAAISVNRCIWGPDGSILGVAFSKHIVQIYTYNPTGELRQHLEIDAHIGGVNDIAFSHPNKQLCIITCGDDKTIKVWDAVGGRRQYIFEGHEAPVYSVCPHHKEAIQFIFSTAIDGKIKAWLYDCLGSRVDYDAPGHWCTTMAYSADGTRLFSCGTSKEGDSHLVEWNESEGAIKRTYSGFRKHSLGVVQFDTTRNRFLAAGDEFQIKFWEMDNTNILTTTDADGGLPASPRLRFNKEGSLLAVTTSDNGIKILANTDGQRLIRMLESRAFEGSRGPSEPINTKPQIVNALAAATNVSAPLAASLERSDRIPPPVSMSSLQATMDSSRTADIKPRISDDVDKTKSWKLSDIVDSAQLKALRLSDPLSSGKIVRLIYTNSGLAVLALASNAVHKLWKWQRTDRNPSGKSTASVAPQLWQPNSGTPMTNDISESNPAEESAACIALSKNDSYVMSASGGKVSLFNMMTFKVMTTFMPPPPAATFLAFHPQDNNIIAIGMDDSTIQIYNVRIDEVKIKLKGHQKRITGLAFSQAMNVLVSSGADAHLCVWSIDGWEKKKSRFIQAPPGRSASLVGETKVQFHNDQAHLLVVHESQIAIYDSKLECLRSWSPRDALSAPISSAIYSCDGLLVYTGFCDGAVGVFDADSLRLRCRIAPTSYIPPSVSSNNSVYPLVIAAHPSEPNQIALGMSDGAVHVVEPPDGESKWGAPPPQDNGTLPSLPSNAALSSQASEPPTR; encoded by the exons ATGTCTTCCTTGAGCAGGGAACTGGTTTTCCTAATCTTACAGTTCCTGGATGAGGAGAAGTTCAAGGAAACAGTTCACAA GTTGGAACAAGAGTCAGGGTTTTTCTTCAATATGAAACACTTTGAGGATCAAGTTCAGGCTGGTGAATGGGATGAAGTTGAGCGATATCTGTGTGGATTCACAAAAGTCGAAGACAACCGGTACTCGATGAAAATCTTCTTCGAGATACGGAAGCAGAAGTATCTAGAAGCTCTTGATAG GCATGATCGGGCCAAAGCTGTTGAGATTCTCGTGAAGGATCTCAAGGTTTTTGCATCCTTCAATGAAGATCTCTTCAAGGAGATCACCCAGTTGCTTACTCTCGAGAACTTCAG GCAAAACGAGCAGCTTTCCAAGTATGGAGATACGAAATCCGCCCGGAATATTATGCTCTTGGAACTTAAAAAGCTCATTGAGGCGAATCCATTATTCCGCGACAAGCTTACATTTCCTCCCTTCAAAACTTCCAGATTGCGGACTTTGATCAACCAAAG TCTTAATTGGCAGCATCAGCTTTGCAAGAACCCTCGCTCCAACCCAGATATCAAAACACTTTTCACTGACCACACATGCACCCCTAATaatggagctcgtcctcctcccaCTAACAGCCCCCTCGTGGGGCCCATTCCTAAAGCTGGAGCTTTTCCTCCCATTGGCGCCCATAGC CCATTCCAGCCAGTTGTTTCTCCGTCTGCAAGTGCTATTGCGGGATGGATGTCAAGCACTAACCCTTCTTTACCACATGCAGCCGTGGCAGCGGGACCCCCTGGTCTTGTGCAGCCTCCCAATGCAG CAGCTGCATTTTTGAAGCATCCGAGGACTCCAACAAGTGCTCCAGGAATGGAGTATCAATCTGCTGATTCCGAACACTTGATGAAGCGGATGCGTACGGGTCCATCTGATGAG GTATCGTTCTCTGGAGCAACACACCCCCCCAATATCTATTCACAAGACGACCTCCCCAAAACTGTTGTCCGGACCCTTACCCAGGGTTCAAATGTCATGAGCATGGATTTCCATCCACAGCAACAGACAATTCTTCTAG TTGGAACAAATGTTGGTGACATTGCAATATGGGAAGTTGGTTCACGAGATAAACTAGCATATAAAACGTTTAAGGTCTGGGACGTCACAGCTTGTTCGATGCCATTACAG ACAGCATTAATGAAAGATGCCGCAATATCTGTCAATAGATGTATATGGGGCCCTGATGGATCTATACTCG GTGTTGCATTTTCAAAGCATATTGTTCAAATATACACATACAATCCAACAGGGGAGTTGAGACAACATTTAGAG ATTGATGCTCATATTGGTGGTGTTAATGATATTGCGTTTTCCCATCCCAACAAACAACTCTGCATAATCACCTGTGGTGATGACAAGACAATCAAG GTTTGGGATGCTGTAGGAGGGCGCAGGCAGTATATATTTGAAGGCCATGAAGCACCTGTATACTCTGTCTGCCCGCACCATAAAGAAGCTATCCAG TTTATTTTCTCTACTGCAATTGACGGAAAGATTAAAGCATGGCTCTATGATTGCTTGGGATCTAGAGTTGATTATGATGCTCCTGGACACTGGTGCACCACAATGGCATATAGTGCGGATGGAACTAG GCTCTTCTCTTGTGGAACAAGCAAAGAAGGAGATtctcacttggttgagtggaacGAGAGTGAAGGAGCCATCAAAAGGACGTACTCTGGTTTTAGGAAACACTCTTTAGGTGTTGTCCAGTTTGACACAACAAGGAACCGTTTCTTAGCTGCTGGTGATGAATTTCAGATCAAATTCTGGGAGATGGATAATACCAACATACTGACCACTACAGATGCAGATGGTGGATTGCCG GCAAGTCCTCGACTGAGATTCAACAAAGAGGGATCTTTGCTCGCTGTTACAACTAGTGACAATGGAATCAAGATTTTAGCAAATACTGATGGCCAACGCTTGATAAGGATGCTGGAGAGCAGAGCATTTGAGGGGTCTCGAGGACCATCCGAGCCAATAAACACAAAG CCTCAAATTGTCAATGCACTGGCTGCTGCAACAAATGTTTCTGCCCCTCTAGCTGCCTCCCTTGAACGGTCCGATAGAATTCCACCACCTGTATCAATGAGTAGCCTG CAGGCTACCATGGACAGCAGCAGGACAGCAGATATTAAACCAAGGATTTCAGATGATGTTGACAAGACTAAAAGCTGGAAATTGTCTGACATTGTTGATTCAGCACAGCTCAAAGCTCTACGTTTGTCTGATCCCTTGTCGTCTGGCAAG ATTGTACGTCTGATATATACAAACTCCGGGCTAGCTGTGTTAGCCCTTGCCTCTAATGCAGTTCATAAGCTATGGAAATGGCAGCGCACTGATCGAAATCCATCTGGGAAG TCTACTGCTTCCGTCGCGCCTCAGTTGTGGCAACCCAATAGTGGAACTCCTATGACAAATGACATAAGCGAATCCAACCCAGCTGAAGAGTCGGCTGCATGTATTGCTTTGTCTAAGAATGACTCATATGTCATGTCTGCATCTGGTGGGAAGGTTTCCTTGTTCAACATGATGACATTTAAG GTCATGACGACTTTCATGCCACCGCCTCCTGCGGCCACTTTCCTGGCATTCCACCCACAAGATAATAATATCATTGCCATAGGGATGGATGATTCTACAATTCAAATATACAATGTCCGGATTGATGAG GTTAAAATCAAGCTCAAGGGTCACCAGAAGAGAATCACAGGTCTTGCATTTTCCCAGGCCATGAATGTGCTGGTCTCTTCAGGGGCTGATGCACAT CTATGTGTGTGGAGTATTGATGGGTgggagaagaagaaatcaaggtTCATACAAGCACCGCCTGGTCGCTCAGCTTCACTAGTCGGGGAAACTAAAGTTCAGTTCCATAATGATCAAGCACATCTGTTAGTGGTCCATGAAAGCCAAATTGCCATCTATGATAGCAAGCTTGAATGCTTACGCtca TGGTCTCCAAGAGATGCACTATCGGCACCCATCTCAAGTGCAATCTACTCATGCGATGGTTTGCTGGTATATACTGGGTTCTGTGATGGTGCAGTTGGAGTCTTTGATGCAGACAGCTTGAGGCTTCGATGTCGGATAGCACCCACCTCTTATATACCACCTTCTGTGTCAAG TAATAACTCCGTCTATCCTTTGGTGATTGCGGCTCATCCATCTGAACCCAACCAGATTGCTCTAGGCATGAGCGATGGTGCAGTTCATGTGGTGGAGCCTCCGGATGGAGAGTCAAAATGGGGTGCCCCACCCCCTCAAGACAACGGGACTCTGCCGTCTCTCCCCTCGAATGCAGCTTTGAGTAGCCAGGCATCAGAACCTCCTACAAGGTGA
- the LOC131247958 gene encoding protein TOPLESS-RELATED PROTEIN 2-like isoform X2, whose protein sequence is MSSLSRELVFLILQFLDEEKFKETVHKLEQESGFFFNMKHFEDQVQAGEWDEVERYLCGFTKVEDNRYSMKIFFEIRKQKYLEALDRHDRAKAVEILVKDLKVFASFNEDLFKEITQLLTLENFRQNEQLSKYGDTKSARNIMLLELKKLIEANPLFRDKLTFPPFKTSRLRTLINQSLNWQHQLCKNPRSNPDIKTLFTDHTCTPNNGARPPPTNSPLVGPIPKAGAFPPIGAHSPFQPVVSPSASAIAGWMSSTNPSLPHAAVAAGPPGLVQPPNAAAFLKHPRTPTSAPGMEYQSADSEHLMKRMRTGPSDEVSFSGATHPPNIYSQDDLPKTVVRTLTQGSNVMSMDFHPQQQTILLVGTNVGDIAIWEVGSRDKLAYKTFKVWDVTACSMPLQTALMKDAAISVNRCIWGPDGSILGVAFSKHIVQIYTYNPTGELRQHLEIDAHIGGVNDIAFSHPNKQLCIITCGDDKTIKVWDAVGGRRQYIFEGHEAPVYSVCPHHKEAIQFIFSTAIDGKIKAWLYDCLGSRVDYDAPGHWCTTMAYSADGTRLFSCGTSKEGDSHLVEWNESEGAIKRTYSGFRKHSLGVVQFDTTRNRFLAAGDEFQIKFWEMDNTNILTTTDADGGLPASPRLRFNKEGSLLAVTTSDNGIKILANTDGQRLIRMLESRAFEGSRGPSEPINTKPQIVNALAAATNVSAPLAASLERSDRIPPPVSMSSLQATMDSSRTADIKPRISDDVDKTKSWKLSDIVDSAQLKALRLSDPLSSGKIVRLIYTNSGLAVLALASNAVHKLWKWQRTDRNPSGKSTASVAPQLWQPNSGTPMTNDISESNPAEESAACIALSKNDSYVMSASGGKVSLFNMMTFKVMTTFMPPPPAATFLAFHPQDNNIIAIGMDDSTIQIYNVRIDEVKIKLKGHQKRITGLAFSQAMNVLVSSGADAHLCVWSIDGWEKKKSRFIQAPPGRSASLVGETKVQFHNDQAHLLVVHESQIAIYDSKLECLRSWSPRDALSAPISSAIYSCDGLLVYTGFCDGAVGVFDADSLRLRCRIAPTSYIPPSVSSNNSVYPLVIAAHPSEPNQIALGMSDGAVHVVEPPDGESKWGAPPPQDNGTLPSLPSNAALSSQASEPPTR, encoded by the exons ATGTCTTCCTTGAGCAGGGAACTGGTTTTCCTAATCTTACAGTTCCTGGATGAGGAGAAGTTCAAGGAAACAGTTCACAA GTTGGAACAAGAGTCAGGGTTTTTCTTCAATATGAAACACTTTGAGGATCAAGTTCAGGCTGGTGAATGGGATGAAGTTGAGCGATATCTGTGTGGATTCACAAAAGTCGAAGACAACCGGTACTCGATGAAAATCTTCTTCGAGATACGGAAGCAGAAGTATCTAGAAGCTCTTGATAG GCATGATCGGGCCAAAGCTGTTGAGATTCTCGTGAAGGATCTCAAGGTTTTTGCATCCTTCAATGAAGATCTCTTCAAGGAGATCACCCAGTTGCTTACTCTCGAGAACTTCAG GCAAAACGAGCAGCTTTCCAAGTATGGAGATACGAAATCCGCCCGGAATATTATGCTCTTGGAACTTAAAAAGCTCATTGAGGCGAATCCATTATTCCGCGACAAGCTTACATTTCCTCCCTTCAAAACTTCCAGATTGCGGACTTTGATCAACCAAAG TCTTAATTGGCAGCATCAGCTTTGCAAGAACCCTCGCTCCAACCCAGATATCAAAACACTTTTCACTGACCACACATGCACCCCTAATaatggagctcgtcctcctcccaCTAACAGCCCCCTCGTGGGGCCCATTCCTAAAGCTGGAGCTTTTCCTCCCATTGGCGCCCATAGC CCATTCCAGCCAGTTGTTTCTCCGTCTGCAAGTGCTATTGCGGGATGGATGTCAAGCACTAACCCTTCTTTACCACATGCAGCCGTGGCAGCGGGACCCCCTGGTCTTGTGCAGCCTCCCAATGCAG CTGCATTTTTGAAGCATCCGAGGACTCCAACAAGTGCTCCAGGAATGGAGTATCAATCTGCTGATTCCGAACACTTGATGAAGCGGATGCGTACGGGTCCATCTGATGAG GTATCGTTCTCTGGAGCAACACACCCCCCCAATATCTATTCACAAGACGACCTCCCCAAAACTGTTGTCCGGACCCTTACCCAGGGTTCAAATGTCATGAGCATGGATTTCCATCCACAGCAACAGACAATTCTTCTAG TTGGAACAAATGTTGGTGACATTGCAATATGGGAAGTTGGTTCACGAGATAAACTAGCATATAAAACGTTTAAGGTCTGGGACGTCACAGCTTGTTCGATGCCATTACAG ACAGCATTAATGAAAGATGCCGCAATATCTGTCAATAGATGTATATGGGGCCCTGATGGATCTATACTCG GTGTTGCATTTTCAAAGCATATTGTTCAAATATACACATACAATCCAACAGGGGAGTTGAGACAACATTTAGAG ATTGATGCTCATATTGGTGGTGTTAATGATATTGCGTTTTCCCATCCCAACAAACAACTCTGCATAATCACCTGTGGTGATGACAAGACAATCAAG GTTTGGGATGCTGTAGGAGGGCGCAGGCAGTATATATTTGAAGGCCATGAAGCACCTGTATACTCTGTCTGCCCGCACCATAAAGAAGCTATCCAG TTTATTTTCTCTACTGCAATTGACGGAAAGATTAAAGCATGGCTCTATGATTGCTTGGGATCTAGAGTTGATTATGATGCTCCTGGACACTGGTGCACCACAATGGCATATAGTGCGGATGGAACTAG GCTCTTCTCTTGTGGAACAAGCAAAGAAGGAGATtctcacttggttgagtggaacGAGAGTGAAGGAGCCATCAAAAGGACGTACTCTGGTTTTAGGAAACACTCTTTAGGTGTTGTCCAGTTTGACACAACAAGGAACCGTTTCTTAGCTGCTGGTGATGAATTTCAGATCAAATTCTGGGAGATGGATAATACCAACATACTGACCACTACAGATGCAGATGGTGGATTGCCG GCAAGTCCTCGACTGAGATTCAACAAAGAGGGATCTTTGCTCGCTGTTACAACTAGTGACAATGGAATCAAGATTTTAGCAAATACTGATGGCCAACGCTTGATAAGGATGCTGGAGAGCAGAGCATTTGAGGGGTCTCGAGGACCATCCGAGCCAATAAACACAAAG CCTCAAATTGTCAATGCACTGGCTGCTGCAACAAATGTTTCTGCCCCTCTAGCTGCCTCCCTTGAACGGTCCGATAGAATTCCACCACCTGTATCAATGAGTAGCCTG CAGGCTACCATGGACAGCAGCAGGACAGCAGATATTAAACCAAGGATTTCAGATGATGTTGACAAGACTAAAAGCTGGAAATTGTCTGACATTGTTGATTCAGCACAGCTCAAAGCTCTACGTTTGTCTGATCCCTTGTCGTCTGGCAAG ATTGTACGTCTGATATATACAAACTCCGGGCTAGCTGTGTTAGCCCTTGCCTCTAATGCAGTTCATAAGCTATGGAAATGGCAGCGCACTGATCGAAATCCATCTGGGAAG TCTACTGCTTCCGTCGCGCCTCAGTTGTGGCAACCCAATAGTGGAACTCCTATGACAAATGACATAAGCGAATCCAACCCAGCTGAAGAGTCGGCTGCATGTATTGCTTTGTCTAAGAATGACTCATATGTCATGTCTGCATCTGGTGGGAAGGTTTCCTTGTTCAACATGATGACATTTAAG GTCATGACGACTTTCATGCCACCGCCTCCTGCGGCCACTTTCCTGGCATTCCACCCACAAGATAATAATATCATTGCCATAGGGATGGATGATTCTACAATTCAAATATACAATGTCCGGATTGATGAG GTTAAAATCAAGCTCAAGGGTCACCAGAAGAGAATCACAGGTCTTGCATTTTCCCAGGCCATGAATGTGCTGGTCTCTTCAGGGGCTGATGCACAT CTATGTGTGTGGAGTATTGATGGGTgggagaagaagaaatcaaggtTCATACAAGCACCGCCTGGTCGCTCAGCTTCACTAGTCGGGGAAACTAAAGTTCAGTTCCATAATGATCAAGCACATCTGTTAGTGGTCCATGAAAGCCAAATTGCCATCTATGATAGCAAGCTTGAATGCTTACGCtca TGGTCTCCAAGAGATGCACTATCGGCACCCATCTCAAGTGCAATCTACTCATGCGATGGTTTGCTGGTATATACTGGGTTCTGTGATGGTGCAGTTGGAGTCTTTGATGCAGACAGCTTGAGGCTTCGATGTCGGATAGCACCCACCTCTTATATACCACCTTCTGTGTCAAG TAATAACTCCGTCTATCCTTTGGTGATTGCGGCTCATCCATCTGAACCCAACCAGATTGCTCTAGGCATGAGCGATGGTGCAGTTCATGTGGTGGAGCCTCCGGATGGAGAGTCAAAATGGGGTGCCCCACCCCCTCAAGACAACGGGACTCTGCCGTCTCTCCCCTCGAATGCAGCTTTGAGTAGCCAGGCATCAGAACCTCCTACAAGGTGA